The following are encoded together in the Capsulimonas corticalis genome:
- the rplW gene encoding 50S ribosomal protein L23 codes for MSASTKSPYEIIVRPIVTEKTVQGGAQNKYTFEVKKTANKYEIAWALEFIQAEARNPINVVAVNTLVVKGTQRRGRFFKRANQGRTSDWKKAIVTLQEGQTIELVEGV; via the coding sequence ATGAGCGCAAGCACAAAGAGCCCGTATGAAATCATCGTGCGCCCGATCGTGACGGAGAAGACCGTCCAGGGCGGCGCGCAGAACAAGTACACGTTCGAAGTCAAGAAGACCGCGAACAAGTACGAAATCGCTTGGGCCCTGGAGTTCATCCAGGCCGAAGCACGCAATCCGATCAACGTTGTCGCCGTGAACACGCTTGTGGTCAAGGGAACGCAGCGCCGAGGCCGCTTCTTCAAGCGCGCCAACCAGGGCCGTACTTCGGACTGGAAGAAGGCGATTGTGACGCTCCAAGAAGGCCAGACAATTGAATTGGTCGAGGGAGTCTAA
- the rplB gene encoding 50S ribosomal protein L2, which translates to MAVKRYKPITPGQRFRVGASYDEITATKPLKALTGPNKHSGGRNNKGRRTAVNVGGGNKTAYRIIDFKRDKDGVPGKVATIEYDPNRSARICLVHYMDGEKRYILWPVGVKVGDMIQAGDGSDIRPGNAMAIRSLPIGTLLHNIELVPGKGGQLVRTAGGSAQLMGREGKYATIRLSSGEMRMIQVECKATIGQVGNLDHENIKHGKAGKKRWLGVYMHNRGVVMSPRDHPHGGGEAKSPIGRKKGPVSATGVRALGFRTRRNKSTQKFIIRRRGK; encoded by the coding sequence ATGGCAGTCAAGCGATATAAGCCGATTACCCCTGGGCAGCGGTTCCGTGTCGGCGCGAGCTACGACGAAATCACGGCCACAAAGCCGCTGAAAGCGCTCACCGGCCCGAACAAGCACAGCGGCGGACGCAACAACAAGGGCCGCCGCACGGCGGTCAACGTCGGCGGCGGTAACAAGACCGCGTACCGAATCATCGACTTCAAGCGCGATAAAGACGGCGTACCAGGGAAAGTGGCGACGATCGAATACGATCCCAACCGCTCGGCGCGTATCTGCCTTGTCCATTATATGGACGGCGAGAAGCGCTACATCCTGTGGCCCGTCGGCGTCAAGGTCGGCGACATGATCCAGGCCGGCGACGGCTCGGACATCCGTCCCGGCAACGCCATGGCGATCCGCTCGCTTCCGATCGGTACGCTGCTCCATAACATCGAGCTCGTCCCCGGTAAGGGCGGCCAGCTGGTTCGCACCGCCGGCGGCTCCGCGCAGCTGATGGGACGCGAAGGCAAGTACGCCACGATCCGCCTGTCTTCGGGCGAAATGCGCATGATCCAAGTTGAGTGCAAGGCCACGATCGGCCAAGTCGGCAACCTGGATCATGAGAACATCAAGCACGGCAAGGCCGGTAAGAAGCGCTGGCTCGGCGTTTATATGCACAACCGAGGCGTCGTTATGTCGCCGCGGGACCATCCCCACGGTGGTGGTGAAGCGAAGTCTCCGATCGGACGCAAAAAGGGACCGGTTTCGGCCACTGGCGTTCGCGCTCTGGGCTTCCGTACGCGCCGCAATAAGTCGACGCAGAAATTCATCATCCGACGGCGGGGGAAGTAG
- the rpsS gene encoding 30S ribosomal protein S19 — translation MGRSLKKGPYADPKLLSKIDDMNARSEKRIIKTWSRRSTIFPQMIGHTLAVHDGRKHIPVFITENMVGHKLGEFSLTRTFKGHAGQKDTRTSRSR, via the coding sequence ATGGGACGATCATTAAAAAAGGGGCCCTATGCCGACCCCAAATTGCTGTCTAAAATTGACGACATGAACGCGCGCAGTGAAAAGCGCATCATCAAAACATGGTCACGCCGCTCGACGATCTTCCCCCAGATGATCGGACACACGCTGGCCGTGCATGATGGTCGCAAGCACATTCCCGTGTTCATCACTGAGAATATGGTTGGCCATAAACTGGGCGAGTTCTCGCTGACGCGCACCTTCAAAGGCCACGCCGGCCAGAAGGATACGCGCACCAGCCGGTCGCGCTAA
- the rplV gene encoding 50S ribosomal protein L22, whose translation MNTAARDRALLPTAHEVIGGRTPVSKLKLSKEKDGSLKVTLHTSRPDAVRIVTRELTEAFKEKIGGDRAVTVQVVPEARAVAKYLRLSPRKARLVIDAIKGKRASDALAALRFVPNQAAEHISKVLISAVANAQDGWGAGVEELQVTNILADGGPSLKRVRARAQGRAYRILKRTSHLTVILTEAPPIVAKPKRVAAPAKPKAVAAAPAAAAPVAAEAPVAEETATPVETTAEETSAPVETTPVEASDAPEIDTSDRAADTSEGADQPRAEGE comes from the coding sequence ATGAATACAGCCGCCAGAGACCGTGCGCTGCTCCCGACCGCCCATGAGGTGATCGGGGGACGCACACCCGTCTCCAAGCTTAAGCTGTCCAAGGAAAAGGACGGCAGTCTGAAAGTCACTCTGCACACCAGCCGCCCCGACGCGGTTCGGATCGTGACCCGAGAGCTGACCGAAGCGTTCAAAGAGAAGATCGGCGGCGATCGCGCGGTAACGGTGCAAGTCGTTCCCGAAGCGCGCGCCGTTGCGAAGTACCTCCGTTTGTCGCCGCGCAAGGCTCGCCTTGTGATCGACGCTATCAAGGGCAAGCGCGCATCCGATGCGCTGGCCGCGCTGCGGTTCGTCCCGAACCAGGCGGCGGAGCATATCAGCAAGGTGCTGATCTCGGCCGTGGCGAACGCCCAGGACGGGTGGGGCGCCGGTGTCGAAGAGCTTCAAGTCACCAACATCCTCGCGGATGGCGGTCCTTCGCTCAAGCGTGTCCGGGCTCGCGCCCAGGGTCGCGCTTATCGCATCCTGAAGCGCACCAGCCACCTGACCGTCATTCTGACGGAGGCTCCGCCGATCGTCGCGAAGCCGAAGCGCGTCGCCGCTCCCGCCAAGCCTAAGGCCGTCGCCGCTGCTCCGGCAGCCGCCGCGCCGGTGGCCGCGGAAGCTCCCGTCGCCGAAGAAACCGCGACCCCGGTCGAGACAACGGCGGAAGAGACCTCCGCTCCGGTCGAGACCACTCCGGTGGAAGCGTCGGACGCTCCAGAGATCGATACGTCGGATCGCGCCGCTGACACCAGCGAAGGCGCCGATCAACCGAGAGCTGAAGGAGAATAA
- the rpsC gene encoding 30S ribosomal protein S3: MGQKIHPIGFRVGVNREWESKWYLDKGYAAALVEDFRIREFIKKRRELQNAAIARVEIERAANRVKVTLHTAKPGIIIGRGGKGVDDLRLVLEKFTKKSVTANVTEIRHPELDAQLVAESIAQQITKRVSYKRAMRQAVTRAMKLGAKGIRILCSGRLNGSEMARKEGDRLGKIPLHTLRADIDYGFAEAGTTYGNIGVKVWIYKGDILPGQKRLTTADIALQQQQQRRLNAEEGFGDRGRDNRGGNRGGAGGRGGRGGGAGGRGGGGFGGGRGPGGGGGRPGGFGGGGGGRGPGGGGGRPGGFGGGR; the protein is encoded by the coding sequence TTGGGACAGAAAATCCATCCCATCGGCTTTCGGGTCGGTGTTAATCGCGAATGGGAAAGCAAATGGTATCTCGACAAGGGATACGCGGCCGCTCTGGTCGAAGACTTCCGCATTCGTGAGTTCATCAAGAAGCGCCGCGAGCTGCAGAACGCAGCCATCGCGCGTGTCGAGATCGAGCGCGCGGCGAACCGTGTGAAGGTTACCCTTCATACGGCCAAACCGGGCATCATCATCGGCCGCGGCGGCAAGGGCGTGGACGATCTTCGGCTCGTGCTGGAGAAGTTCACCAAGAAGTCCGTCACCGCGAACGTGACCGAAATCCGCCATCCCGAACTGGATGCGCAGCTGGTGGCCGAGAGCATTGCTCAGCAGATCACCAAGCGCGTTTCCTACAAGCGGGCGATGCGGCAGGCGGTCACCCGCGCCATGAAGCTGGGCGCCAAGGGTATCCGTATCCTTTGCTCCGGCCGACTGAACGGCAGTGAAATGGCTCGCAAAGAAGGCGACCGTCTTGGTAAGATCCCGCTGCACACGCTGCGGGCCGATATCGACTACGGCTTCGCGGAAGCGGGCACCACCTATGGCAACATCGGCGTCAAGGTCTGGATCTACAAGGGAGACATCCTCCCGGGCCAGAAGCGTCTGACGACCGCCGATATCGCGCTTCAGCAGCAGCAGCAGCGTCGTCTGAACGCCGAAGAAGGCTTTGGCGATCGCGGCCGTGACAACCGTGGCGGAAACCGCGGCGGCGCGGGCGGACGCGGCGGACGCGGCGGCGGCGCTGGCGGACGTGGCGGCGGCGGCTTCGGCGGCGGTCGTGGTCCTGGCGGCGGCGGTGGCCGTCCCGGCGGCTTTGGCGGTGGCGGCGGCGGTCGTGGTCCTGGCGGCGGCGGTGGCCGTCCCGGCGGCTTCGGCGGCGGCCGGTAA
- the rplP gene encoding 50S ribosomal protein L16 yields the protein MLMPKKVKYRRVHRGKRRGAASGGTNVDFGDYALQALEACWMTNNQIEAARIAMTRKIRRGGKIWIRVFPDKPFTKKPAETRMGKGKGAPEGWVAVVKPGRILFEMSGVAEDLAKEAMRLAQHKLPIATKFVTRRESALQVTAHGNAKETDVEETTAVAGAEDTNG from the coding sequence ATGTTAATGCCTAAGAAAGTCAAGTACCGCCGAGTCCATCGAGGCAAGCGCCGCGGCGCGGCCTCGGGCGGCACCAACGTCGATTTCGGCGATTACGCGCTCCAGGCCCTGGAAGCGTGCTGGATGACCAACAACCAGATCGAAGCCGCTCGTATCGCGATGACTCGCAAGATTCGTCGCGGCGGCAAGATCTGGATCCGGGTCTTCCCCGATAAGCCGTTCACCAAGAAGCCCGCGGAAACCCGCATGGGCAAGGGTAAGGGCGCCCCGGAAGGCTGGGTCGCCGTTGTGAAGCCCGGTCGTATCCTGTTCGAGATGTCCGGCGTCGCCGAAGATCTCGCCAAGGAAGCGATGCGACTGGCCCAGCATAAGCTGCCGATCGCCACAAAGTTCGTTACCCGGCGCGAGTCGGCTCTGCAAGTGACCGCCCATGGCAACGCCAAGGAAACGGATGTGGAAGAGACGACCGCCGTGGCGGGAGCGGAGGATACCAATGGCTGA
- the rpmC gene encoding 50S ribosomal protein L29, whose protein sequence is MAENKKTRDRLQELRATSDADLTVVIANAHKNIYQFRKDRLGKPIEDVKVVKNSRKEIARALTIKRERELAQS, encoded by the coding sequence ATGGCTGAAAATAAGAAGACCCGCGATCGACTGCAGGAGCTACGTGCTACGAGCGACGCCGATCTGACGGTCGTGATCGCAAACGCGCACAAGAACATCTACCAGTTCCGCAAGGACCGCCTGGGCAAGCCGATCGAAGACGTGAAGGTTGTGAAGAACAGCCGGAAGGAAATCGCGCGGGCTCTGACGATCAAGCGCGAGCGCGAACTGGCGCAGTCGTAA
- the rpsQ gene encoding 30S ribosomal protein S17 — protein sequence MAETIEEQTEETRNRRKTRIGVVSSDKMEKTIVVTINNLVRHPIYGRTVKRAKKFKVHDENNDAHIGDTVEIMETRPLSKEKCWRLVRVTERAK from the coding sequence ATGGCAGAAACAATCGAAGAGCAAACTGAAGAGACCCGAAACCGGCGTAAGACCCGGATCGGCGTCGTCTCCAGCGACAAGATGGAAAAGACGATCGTTGTTACCATTAACAACCTGGTCCGTCACCCGATCTACGGCCGTACCGTTAAGCGCGCGAAGAAGTTCAAAGTCCATGACGAGAACAACGACGCGCACATCGGTGATACCGTGGAGATCATGGAGACCCGTCCGCTGAGCAAGGAAAAGTGCTGGCGTTTGGTGCGTGTCACCGAGCGCGCTAAGTAG
- the rplN gene encoding 50S ribosomal protein L14 yields MIQSYSRVRAADNSGAREIMCIRVLKGSNGKYAEVGDIIVGAVKSATPGAQVKKGDVVKAVIVRTKNMIRRTDGSTLRFDENAAVVLNNNLAPRGTRVFGPVARELRESKFEGAMKIISLAPEVL; encoded by the coding sequence ATGATTCAGTCCTATTCGCGCGTACGCGCGGCAGACAACAGCGGGGCGCGTGAGATCATGTGCATCCGCGTCCTAAAAGGCTCCAACGGCAAGTATGCCGAAGTGGGCGATATTATCGTCGGCGCGGTGAAGTCCGCGACGCCCGGCGCTCAGGTGAAGAAGGGCGACGTTGTCAAAGCCGTCATCGTTCGCACCAAGAACATGATCCGCCGCACCGACGGATCCACGCTTCGCTTCGACGAGAACGCCGCCGTGGTCCTCAACAACAACCTCGCGCCGCGTGGCACCCGTGTCTTCGGACCCGTTGCCCGTGAGCTGCGCGAATCGAAATTCGAAGGCGCGATGAAGATCATCTCGCTGGCTCCGGAGGTGCTCTAA
- the rplX gene encoding 50S ribosomal protein L24, which produces MRLRAGDLIRVISGKDKGKEGTITRVLPATGKVVVEGLNIAIKHQKPRQQANPAAQQESGRIEISMPLHISKVQLIDKDAKNAVTRIGVKLDASGNRVRYAKKSGGVIDNG; this is translated from the coding sequence ATCCGGCTTCGCGCCGGCGACCTGATCCGGGTTATCTCGGGTAAGGACAAGGGCAAGGAAGGCACGATCACGCGCGTACTGCCGGCTACCGGTAAAGTCGTCGTGGAAGGCCTGAACATCGCGATCAAGCACCAGAAGCCGCGTCAGCAGGCGAACCCCGCCGCGCAGCAGGAATCTGGCCGGATCGAGATCTCCATGCCTCTGCACATCAGCAAGGTTCAGCTGATCGATAAAGACGCCAAGAACGCCGTCACTCGGATCGGCGTCAAGCTTGACGCGAGCGGTAACCGCGTGCGTTATGCGAAGAAGTCCGGAGGGGTGATCGACAATGGCTAA
- the rplE gene encoding 50S ribosomal protein L5 has translation MANETTNQPRLKKLYVDQVIPALQKEFGYKNVMQVPKLDKIVINMGVGAAGQTGGDAKLLDGAILDLQTITGQKPIVTRAKKSIANFRLREGVKVGAKVTLRGAQMYEFLDRLVNVALPRVRDFSGINPNSFDGRGNFAMGLKEQLTFPEIVYDKVDKVRGMDIIICTNAQNDAEARSLLKAIGMPFRGEKQGERLL, from the coding sequence ATGGCTAACGAAACAACAAACCAGCCCCGTCTCAAGAAGCTTTACGTGGATCAGGTGATCCCCGCGCTGCAGAAGGAGTTCGGCTATAAGAACGTCATGCAGGTCCCGAAGCTCGACAAGATCGTGATCAACATGGGCGTGGGCGCGGCGGGACAGACGGGCGGCGACGCCAAGCTGCTCGACGGCGCGATCCTGGACCTCCAGACCATCACCGGCCAGAAGCCGATCGTCACGCGCGCCAAGAAGTCCATCGCGAACTTCCGCCTGCGTGAGGGCGTCAAGGTCGGCGCGAAGGTGACGCTGCGCGGCGCTCAGATGTATGAGTTCCTCGACCGTCTCGTGAACGTGGCTCTGCCGCGCGTCCGTGACTTCAGCGGCATCAACCCGAACTCCTTCGACGGCCGCGGCAACTTCGCCATGGGCCTGAAGGAGCAGTTGACCTTCCCTGAGATCGTCTACGATAAAGTCGACAAAGTTCGCGGCATGGATATCATCATCTGCACGAACGCTCAGAATGACGCGGAAGCCCGCTCCCTTCTGAAAGCGATCGGCATGCCGTTCCGCGGCGAGAAGCAAGGCGAGCGCCTTCTCTAA
- a CDS encoding type Z 30S ribosomal protein S14: protein MAKQCLIEKAKKTPKFKVRGYNRCQLCGRPHGYMRKFSICRICFRELAHKGLIPGVTKSSW, encoded by the coding sequence TTGGCAAAGCAGTGCCTGATCGAAAAAGCGAAGAAGACCCCGAAGTTCAAGGTGCGCGGTTACAACCGCTGCCAGCTTTGCGGCCGTCCTCACGGCTACATGCGCAAATTCAGCATTTGCCGCATCTGCTTCCGCGAACTGGCGCACAAGGGTCTGATCCCTGGCGTCACCAAGTCCAGCTGGTAA
- the rpsH gene encoding 30S ribosomal protein S8, which produces MPVSDPIADLLTRIRNANSANHDSLEVSASNVKIEITKILLDEGYIKSYEVVQQPVQNKIKITLKYGARNREKVITDLKRISKPGLRIYRSHDNLPTVLRGLGIAIVTTSQGVMTAKRAKKLGIGGEVIAHVW; this is translated from the coding sequence ATGCCGGTCAGCGACCCTATCGCGGACCTTCTGACTCGGATTCGCAACGCGAACAGCGCGAATCACGATTCGTTGGAAGTCTCTGCATCCAATGTAAAGATCGAGATCACTAAGATCCTGCTCGATGAAGGCTATATCAAGTCTTACGAGGTTGTTCAGCAGCCCGTGCAGAACAAGATCAAGATCACCCTCAAGTACGGCGCCCGCAACCGGGAAAAGGTCATCACCGACCTCAAGCGCATCAGCAAGCCCGGTCTGCGCATCTACCGATCGCACGACAATTTGCCGACGGTTCTTCGCGGTCTCGGCATCGCGATCGTCACTACCTCCCAGGGCGTTATGACAGCCAAGCGAGCCAAGAAATTGGGCATCGGCGGCGAAGTCATTGCGCACGTCTGGTAA
- the rplF gene encoding 50S ribosomal protein L6, whose amino-acid sequence MSRIGKAPITIPAGVDVQIATDGGVTVKGPKGTLSRRFQPDMAFVIQDGVLTVQRPTDSKTHRALHGLTRSLVSNMVTGVSAGYKKVLEIEGVGFRATKDGKKLVLSLGFSHLVPVEPLEGIDFEVGQDNATRRPVITINGIDKEVVGQQAAVIRKLKAPEPYKGKGIRYQGEIVRRKAGKSGKAGGKGGGKGKK is encoded by the coding sequence ATGTCTCGTATCGGTAAAGCTCCCATTACTATTCCCGCAGGCGTTGACGTTCAGATCGCCACCGACGGCGGCGTCACGGTCAAGGGACCCAAGGGCACACTTTCCCGCCGCTTCCAGCCGGATATGGCGTTTGTCATTCAGGACGGCGTGTTGACGGTTCAGCGTCCCACGGACAGCAAGACCCATCGCGCGCTGCATGGTCTGACCCGTTCGCTCGTGAGCAACATGGTGACCGGCGTTTCGGCCGGCTACAAGAAGGTTCTCGAGATCGAAGGCGTCGGTTTCCGCGCCACGAAGGACGGCAAGAAGCTGGTTCTCAGCCTCGGATTCTCCCACCTCGTTCCGGTCGAGCCCCTCGAAGGCATCGACTTCGAAGTCGGTCAGGACAACGCCACGCGCCGTCCGGTCATCACCATCAATGGGATCGACAAGGAAGTTGTTGGCCAGCAGGCGGCCGTTATCCGCAAGCTGAAGGCTCCCGAACCGTACAAGGGCAAGGGTATCCGCTACCAGGGCGAGATCGTTCGCCGCAAAGCTGGTAAGAGCGGCAAGGCAGGCGGTAAGGGCGGCGGCAAGGGCAAGAAGTAA
- the rplR gene encoding 50S ribosomal protein L18, with translation MALLNKNEARQKRHTRVRKRVSGSQARPRLNVYRSSNNIYVQVIDDLAGKTLASASTLDPSLRTDKASKSAGGNVEAAKAVGKLIAERAKAAGIEKVVFDRGGYLYHGRIKGLAESARENGLEF, from the coding sequence ATGGCTTTATTAAACAAGAACGAGGCGCGACAGAAGCGCCACACTCGTGTGCGAAAGCGCGTCAGCGGCTCGCAGGCTCGGCCTCGCTTGAACGTCTACCGCAGCAGCAACAATATTTACGTTCAGGTCATCGACGATCTGGCGGGTAAGACGCTTGCGTCGGCATCCACGCTGGATCCTTCTCTGCGCACCGACAAGGCCTCCAAGAGCGCCGGCGGCAACGTCGAAGCCGCGAAGGCGGTCGGCAAGCTGATCGCCGAGCGCGCCAAGGCCGCCGGGATCGAGAAGGTTGTCTTTGACCGTGGCGGATATCTGTACCACGGCCGCATCAAGGGGCTGGCCGAGTCCGCCCGCGAGAACGGATTGGAATTCTAA
- the rpmD gene encoding 50S ribosomal protein L30 yields MSALKITLKKSLIGYEKSQALCAKALGLGKVGSSVVQPDNASIRGSIKKLVHVLDVETIEGDAPGPRPRARRNASTLVTE; encoded by the coding sequence ATGTCAGCGCTTAAGATCACGTTGAAGAAGAGCCTGATCGGCTATGAGAAGAGCCAGGCTCTGTGCGCGAAGGCGCTGGGGCTGGGCAAGGTCGGATCCTCGGTGGTCCAGCCGGACAATGCTTCCATCCGCGGCTCGATCAAGAAATTAGTACACGTCCTCGACGTCGAGACGATCGAGGGCGACGCTCCCGGACCGCGCCCCCGCGCGCGCCGGAACGCGTCGACTTTGGTGACGGAGTAA
- the rplO gene encoding 50S ribosomal protein L15, translated as MNLTDLKPNEGSTHRRKRLGRGPGSGHGKTSGGGHKGDKARGNTKPGFEGGQTPTHRRLPHRRGFTALFKKEFAIVNLSALERFDNGVTVTPELLLETRVINDVKDGVKILGNGELTKKLTVQAHHFSKSAQDKIASLGGSTETI; from the coding sequence ATGAATCTGACAGACCTCAAGCCTAACGAGGGCTCGACACACCGACGCAAGCGTCTTGGCCGCGGTCCGGGCTCCGGACACGGCAAGACCAGCGGCGGCGGTCACAAGGGCGATAAGGCCCGCGGCAACACCAAGCCCGGCTTCGAAGGCGGCCAAACCCCGACCCATCGACGCCTGCCGCATCGCCGTGGTTTCACCGCGCTCTTCAAAAAAGAGTTCGCGATCGTGAACCTCAGCGCTCTGGAGCGCTTTGACAACGGCGTGACCGTGACCCCGGAACTGCTGCTGGAAACGCGCGTGATCAATGATGTCAAAGACGGCGTCAAGATCCTGGGCAACGGCGAGCTGACGAAGAAACTGACCGTTCAGGCGCACCACTTCTCCAAGAGCGCGCAGGACAAGATCGCTTCTCTCGGCGGCAGCACCGAAACCATTTAG
- the secY gene encoding preprotein translocase subunit SecY, protein MAVNRPSGAAAAGGSGPRRRTGTAPRSSQTPFVEAMTAAFAIPELRRRLLFVFAMFGVYVFGLHIPIPGVDHQRLAELFRRGGGGGILSLVDVFTGGALKTYTVFAMGIVPYINASIIMQLLTFAIPSWQEMSKEGESGRRRIGQYTRYFTVALSAVQGFGMTMLLRNEHVISSNPLALIQIIITLAAGTAFLMWLGEQITEKGIGNGISLIIFCGIMVRLPSQISGVWESVKSGAVQPWQLAVLIITFFATVMGVIYVTLGQRKIPIQHVKKMVGNKMTQGGTAYLPFRVASAGVIPIIFALSIQLLPLTFAQFVPPTSAFGETLQKWAHWMSPGENPITGLIYAAIIVFFTYFYTAVTMNVEQIADDLKKYGSYIPGIRPGKPTMEYLDKVMTRITLAGALFLAVIALMQYWIPALTNTGGANGFTLVGGTSLLIVVGVALETMQAIEAQLLMRNYEGFIR, encoded by the coding sequence ATGGCTGTCAATAGACCGTCTGGAGCCGCCGCCGCCGGCGGCTCCGGTCCGCGCCGCCGTACTGGGACCGCGCCGCGCTCATCGCAGACACCGTTTGTCGAAGCGATGACGGCCGCGTTTGCGATTCCCGAGCTGCGCCGGCGGCTGCTGTTTGTATTCGCTATGTTCGGCGTCTACGTTTTCGGCCTGCACATTCCGATTCCCGGCGTCGATCACCAGCGGCTCGCTGAGCTGTTCCGGCGAGGCGGCGGCGGCGGAATTTTGAGCCTGGTCGACGTATTCACCGGCGGAGCGCTGAAGACGTACACGGTCTTTGCGATGGGAATTGTTCCCTACATCAACGCATCGATCATCATGCAGCTTCTGACGTTCGCCATTCCGTCCTGGCAGGAAATGTCCAAGGAAGGCGAATCCGGACGCCGGCGCATCGGCCAGTACACCCGCTACTTCACCGTGGCCCTGTCGGCCGTGCAGGGCTTCGGTATGACGATGCTGCTCCGCAACGAGCATGTCATCAGTTCGAATCCTCTGGCGCTGATCCAGATCATCATCACTCTGGCGGCCGGTACGGCCTTCTTGATGTGGCTGGGCGAGCAGATCACCGAGAAGGGGATCGGGAACGGAATTTCCCTGATCATCTTCTGCGGAATCATGGTTCGCCTGCCAAGCCAGATCAGCGGTGTTTGGGAATCGGTGAAGAGCGGCGCGGTTCAGCCGTGGCAGCTCGCCGTCCTGATCATCACGTTCTTCGCGACGGTCATGGGCGTCATCTATGTGACTCTCGGCCAGCGCAAGATCCCGATCCAGCATGTCAAGAAAATGGTCGGCAACAAGATGACGCAGGGCGGCACGGCTTATCTGCCGTTCCGCGTGGCTTCGGCCGGCGTTATCCCGATCATCTTCGCGCTTTCCATTCAGCTTCTCCCGCTGACCTTCGCGCAGTTCGTCCCGCCGACCTCGGCGTTCGGCGAAACGCTGCAAAAGTGGGCGCACTGGATGTCGCCGGGCGAGAACCCGATCACGGGCTTGATCTACGCGGCGATCATCGTCTTCTTCACGTATTTCTATACGGCGGTTACGATGAATGTCGAGCAGATCGCGGACGACTTGAAGAAGTACGGTTCGTACATTCCCGGCATCCGTCCCGGCAAGCCGACGATGGAGTATCTGGATAAGGTGATGACACGCATCACCCTGGCCGGGGCTCTGTTCCTGGCGGTCATCGCGCTGATGCAGTACTGGATCCCGGCGCTGACGAATACGGGCGGAGCGAACGGCTTCACCCTCGTCGGCGGCACCAGCTTGCTGATCGTCGTCGGCGTCGCCCTGGAGACGATGCAGGCGATCGAAGCGCAGCTTCTGATGCGGAACTATGAGGGCTTCATCCGGTAG
- a CDS encoding adenylate kinase family protein gives MLLGPPGSGKGTQGQKLADQLRVPRIATGDIIRDHIARRTTFGLKIEERIAAGDFAPDEDIIHYVSLRLAEPDAAAGYVLDGFPRNLNQARLFDATGSEETPAIDVVISLEIDEASLIERTAGRLICPKCGTVYQTHLQPPKRAGRCDRDEEMLVRRPEDDPGTMPHRLDVYHMSTLPLTQYYAQQGKLRPVDASGSPADVFHRILFALKDR, from the coding sequence GTGCTGCTGGGTCCGCCTGGTTCCGGCAAAGGAACGCAAGGACAAAAGCTCGCCGATCAGCTGCGAGTTCCACGGATTGCGACGGGCGATATCATCCGAGATCATATCGCCCGACGCACCACTTTTGGATTGAAAATTGAAGAGCGTATCGCCGCCGGAGACTTCGCTCCGGACGAAGACATCATCCACTATGTGTCTTTGCGGTTAGCGGAGCCCGATGCAGCGGCGGGATATGTTCTGGATGGGTTTCCCCGAAACCTGAATCAAGCTCGTCTGTTCGATGCGACTGGCTCCGAGGAAACACCGGCGATTGATGTGGTTATCTCGCTGGAGATTGACGAAGCGAGCCTGATCGAACGCACGGCGGGACGGTTGATTTGCCCGAAGTGCGGCACGGTTTATCAAACGCATTTGCAGCCGCCGAAGAGGGCGGGACGATGCGATCGAGATGAGGAAATGTTGGTTCGCCGGCCGGAAGACGACCCGGGAACGATGCCTCATCGTTTAGATGTTTATCATATGTCGACGCTGCCGTTGACGCAATACTACGCCCAGCAGGGCAAACTTCGGCCGGTGGACGCTTCTGGCAGCCCCGCCGATGTCTTTCATCGCATACTATTTGCGCTGAAAGATCGATAA